A part of Carettochelys insculpta isolate YL-2023 chromosome 1, ASM3395843v1, whole genome shotgun sequence genomic DNA contains:
- the SMIM45 gene encoding small integral membrane protein 45 has product MPHFLDWFVPVYLMISILILVGFGACIYYFEPGLQEAHKWRTQRPIMERDLRKTLMIRDNLAFGVPEV; this is encoded by the coding sequence ATGCCGCACTTCTTGGATTGGTTCGTGCCAGTTTATCTGATGATCTCCATTCTCATCTTGGTGGGCTTCGGAGCTTGCATTTACTACTTTGAACCAGGCCTGCAGGAGGCCCACAAGTGGCGGACACAGAGGCCAATCATGGAACGAGATCTTCGGAAAACGTTGATGATACGGGATAACCTGGCCTTTGGAGTGCCTGAGGTCTAG
- the CENPM gene encoding centromere protein M, with protein MSLVRPFDKLPTLNSAALLLVGTDERQQQQLAEAILKEKKNFKINIHVATSLPLPAERDHIRPRIDLIAFMINIQSKYSLRNVEASMSHVDANFFLGKVCFLITGVGRLNHCSVEMNAVRKLGNLYCSPVIFCELDSEGIRVATAQRLLRMLQICAGHVPGVSALFFSSLMKSSIDE; from the exons ATGTCTTTGGTGCGGCCCTTCGACAAGCTCCCGACGCTCAATTCAGCCGCTCTCTTG TTGGTGGGCACTGatgaaaggcagcagcagcagctggcagaggcaATTCTTAAGGAGAAGAAAAACTTCAAGATAAATAT CCATGTGGCAACCTCCCTCCCTTTACCTGCTGAGAGAGATCATATCCGGCCCCGGATTGACCTGATTGCCTTTATGATTAACATACAAAGCAAATACAG TCTTAGGAATGTTGAAGCTTCAATGTCACATGTGGATGCCAACTTCTTCCTTGGGAAAGTGTGCTTCCTTATCACGGGTG TTGGTAGGCTGAATCACTGCAGCGTAGAGATGAATGCTGTCCGAAAACTGGGAAACCTCTACTGCAGCCCGGTCATATTCTGTGAGCTGGAC TCTGAGGGAATCCGAGTTGCCACAGCCCAGCGGCTGCTCCGAATGTTGCAGATCTGTGCCGGTCACGTACCGGGGGTTTCTGCCCTCTTCTTCAGTTCTTTGATGAAAAGCTCCATTGACGAATAA